Proteins from one Scylla paramamosain isolate STU-SP2022 chromosome 3, ASM3559412v1, whole genome shotgun sequence genomic window:
- the LOC135093584 gene encoding putative uncharacterized protein DDB_G0280555 isoform X2 has translation MMDKVEDENSPPGVGGCVGGCVGRCVGGCSGGDSSDLDLGDDLSDDTRDSTTDDDHGDDPHSVLSPGQPLHRRYHPWRRSHGCGRDGDGEGGHVTEAGVGEVRAETGVEETEDGPGDGLPQRSIRKVFTNTRERWRQQNVSGAFAELRRLVPTHPPDKKLSKNEILRLTIRYIKLLNSVLEWQQRQDEVNGSADLTVTNASNHHNNNNNNNNNRNHNNNNHNSNNNDDTRSSGGLSLSISRGSPMSPQDNCVSQDSSLRYRYLSLSSSPPSPHSPRSTSSSSSTTTLSPLPLTYSSSSLRRSSPLPTAHSLGLPHTAVTTPTTSTTTIASSFSSSSSSSPVPQSPALPPVTSSSGGPVSPCREESPTTPAPRFHPYVLAVRVRPTLSLLHPPTK, from the exons ATGATGGACAAG GTGGAAGACGAGAACTCGCCCCCcggggtgggtggatgtgtgggcGGCTGCGTGGGAAGGTGCGTGGGCGGCTGCAGCGGAGGTGACAGCAGCGACCTAGACTTGGGTGACGACCTCTCAGACGACACCCGCGATTCCACGACCGACGATGACCACGGAGACGACCCTCATTCTGTTCTCTCCCCGGGCCAACCTCTCCACCGACGCTACCACCCCTGGCGCCGCTCGCACG GATGTGGGCGTGACGGCGATGGTGAAGGCGGCCACGTGACAGAGGCGGGCGTGGGCGAGGTACGGGCGGAGACTGGGGTGGAAGAGACAGAGGACGGCCCAGGGGACGGGCTGCCGCAGCGAAGCATCAGGAAAGTTTTCACTAACACCCGTGAGAGGTGGAGACAACAGAATGTGAGTGGTGCTTTCGCTGAGTTGAGACGGTTGGTGCCCACACACCCGCCAGACAAGAAGCTCTCCAAAAATGAGATTCTGAGACTGACCATCAGATATATCAAACTCCTCAACTCTGTGCTGGAGTGGCAGCAGCGACAGGACGAAGTGAATGGCTCAGCGGATCTCACTGTCACCAATGCCTCtaaccatcacaacaacaacaacaacaacaacaacaaccgcaaccacaataacaacaatcacaacagtaacaacaacgatGACACACGCAGCAGTGGCGGCCTCAGTTTGAGCATTTCCCGGGGCTCTCCGATGTCCCCTCAAGATAACTGCGTCAGCCAAGACTCGTCGCTACGATACcgctacctctccctctcatcctcccctccGTCACCACATTCCCCTCGCTCCacatcgtcctcttcctccaccacaacGCTGTCCCCTTTGCCGCTGACTTACTCCTCTTCAAGCCTCCGCCGGTCCTCTCCGCTTCCAACCGCCCACTCCCTGGGTCTGCCACACACCGCCGTAACCACtcccaccacttccaccacaactattgcatcttccttctcatcatcgtcctcctcctcccccgtgcCGCAGTCTCCAGCGCTGCCACCAGTCACATCATCTTCAGGAGGCCCTGTGTCGCCGTGTCGCGAAGAATCACCGACCACCCCGGCGCCTCGCTTCCACCCCTACGTGTTGGCGGTGCGGGTGCGGcccacactctccctcctccatcctcctacTAAGTGA
- the LOC135093584 gene encoding uncharacterized protein DDB_G0286379-like isoform X1: MKLNGVPALNASMSSIRIMVEDENSPPGVGGCVGGCVGRCVGGCSGGDSSDLDLGDDLSDDTRDSTTDDDHGDDPHSVLSPGQPLHRRYHPWRRSHGCGRDGDGEGGHVTEAGVGEVRAETGVEETEDGPGDGLPQRSIRKVFTNTRERWRQQNVSGAFAELRRLVPTHPPDKKLSKNEILRLTIRYIKLLNSVLEWQQRQDEVNGSADLTVTNASNHHNNNNNNNNNRNHNNNNHNSNNNDDTRSSGGLSLSISRGSPMSPQDNCVSQDSSLRYRYLSLSSSPPSPHSPRSTSSSSSTTTLSPLPLTYSSSSLRRSSPLPTAHSLGLPHTAVTTPTTSTTTIASSFSSSSSSSPVPQSPALPPVTSSSGGPVSPCREESPTTPAPRFHPYVLAVRVRPTLSLLHPPTK, encoded by the exons ATGAAGCTGAATGGTGTTCCGGCACTCAACGCGAGCATGTCCTCAATCCGCATTATG GTGGAAGACGAGAACTCGCCCCCcggggtgggtggatgtgtgggcGGCTGCGTGGGAAGGTGCGTGGGCGGCTGCAGCGGAGGTGACAGCAGCGACCTAGACTTGGGTGACGACCTCTCAGACGACACCCGCGATTCCACGACCGACGATGACCACGGAGACGACCCTCATTCTGTTCTCTCCCCGGGCCAACCTCTCCACCGACGCTACCACCCCTGGCGCCGCTCGCACG GATGTGGGCGTGACGGCGATGGTGAAGGCGGCCACGTGACAGAGGCGGGCGTGGGCGAGGTACGGGCGGAGACTGGGGTGGAAGAGACAGAGGACGGCCCAGGGGACGGGCTGCCGCAGCGAAGCATCAGGAAAGTTTTCACTAACACCCGTGAGAGGTGGAGACAACAGAATGTGAGTGGTGCTTTCGCTGAGTTGAGACGGTTGGTGCCCACACACCCGCCAGACAAGAAGCTCTCCAAAAATGAGATTCTGAGACTGACCATCAGATATATCAAACTCCTCAACTCTGTGCTGGAGTGGCAGCAGCGACAGGACGAAGTGAATGGCTCAGCGGATCTCACTGTCACCAATGCCTCtaaccatcacaacaacaacaacaacaacaacaacaaccgcaaccacaataacaacaatcacaacagtaacaacaacgatGACACACGCAGCAGTGGCGGCCTCAGTTTGAGCATTTCCCGGGGCTCTCCGATGTCCCCTCAAGATAACTGCGTCAGCCAAGACTCGTCGCTACGATACcgctacctctccctctcatcctcccctccGTCACCACATTCCCCTCGCTCCacatcgtcctcttcctccaccacaacGCTGTCCCCTTTGCCGCTGACTTACTCCTCTTCAAGCCTCCGCCGGTCCTCTCCGCTTCCAACCGCCCACTCCCTGGGTCTGCCACACACCGCCGTAACCACtcccaccacttccaccacaactattgcatcttccttctcatcatcgtcctcctcctcccccgtgcCGCAGTCTCCAGCGCTGCCACCAGTCACATCATCTTCAGGAGGCCCTGTGTCGCCGTGTCGCGAAGAATCACCGACCACCCCGGCGCCTCGCTTCCACCCCTACGTGTTGGCGGTGCGGGTGCGGcccacactctccctcctccatcctcctacTAAGTGA
- the LOC135093584 gene encoding probable WRKY transcription factor protein 1 isoform X3, protein MSDSNNGGDGGGGGVIRQTLITGCGRDGDGEGGHVTEAGVGEVRAETGVEETEDGPGDGLPQRSIRKVFTNTRERWRQQNVSGAFAELRRLVPTHPPDKKLSKNEILRLTIRYIKLLNSVLEWQQRQDEVNGSADLTVTNASNHHNNNNNNNNNRNHNNNNHNSNNNDDTRSSGGLSLSISRGSPMSPQDNCVSQDSSLRYRYLSLSSSPPSPHSPRSTSSSSSTTTLSPLPLTYSSSSLRRSSPLPTAHSLGLPHTAVTTPTTSTTTIASSFSSSSSSSPVPQSPALPPVTSSSGGPVSPCREESPTTPAPRFHPYVLAVRVRPTLSLLHPPTK, encoded by the exons ATGAGTGACAGTAATaacggtggtgacggtggtggtggtggtgtgatcaGGCAAACGCTCATCACAG GATGTGGGCGTGACGGCGATGGTGAAGGCGGCCACGTGACAGAGGCGGGCGTGGGCGAGGTACGGGCGGAGACTGGGGTGGAAGAGACAGAGGACGGCCCAGGGGACGGGCTGCCGCAGCGAAGCATCAGGAAAGTTTTCACTAACACCCGTGAGAGGTGGAGACAACAGAATGTGAGTGGTGCTTTCGCTGAGTTGAGACGGTTGGTGCCCACACACCCGCCAGACAAGAAGCTCTCCAAAAATGAGATTCTGAGACTGACCATCAGATATATCAAACTCCTCAACTCTGTGCTGGAGTGGCAGCAGCGACAGGACGAAGTGAATGGCTCAGCGGATCTCACTGTCACCAATGCCTCtaaccatcacaacaacaacaacaacaacaacaacaaccgcaaccacaataacaacaatcacaacagtaacaacaacgatGACACACGCAGCAGTGGCGGCCTCAGTTTGAGCATTTCCCGGGGCTCTCCGATGTCCCCTCAAGATAACTGCGTCAGCCAAGACTCGTCGCTACGATACcgctacctctccctctcatcctcccctccGTCACCACATTCCCCTCGCTCCacatcgtcctcttcctccaccacaacGCTGTCCCCTTTGCCGCTGACTTACTCCTCTTCAAGCCTCCGCCGGTCCTCTCCGCTTCCAACCGCCCACTCCCTGGGTCTGCCACACACCGCCGTAACCACtcccaccacttccaccacaactattgcatcttccttctcatcatcgtcctcctcctcccccgtgcCGCAGTCTCCAGCGCTGCCACCAGTCACATCATCTTCAGGAGGCCCTGTGTCGCCGTGTCGCGAAGAATCACCGACCACCCCGGCGCCTCGCTTCCACCCCTACGTGTTGGCGGTGCGGGTGCGGcccacactctccctcctccatcctcctacTAAGTGA
- the LOC135093578 gene encoding solute carrier family 49 member 4 homolog produces MAQASRDNTCPASDVCDFASPTVMHHREGGAALPAIIHHQEDLNNEKKALCGSYHKSYDSIKDAESDGKLSQQVTTYRSRFWILIVFSLMNFILNIEWIMFGPISESMQAAFSGWDATTVTLTINFALIAYIVTFIPVCWAVQRYGLRACLLTTFGLATAGTALRCITSTTPAFTILSYLCGIAIGVASPVMLAGPPMIANEWFPVQERTTATAIMVGSHQLGGIASYLEPLIVRQPDPSVTNAAIQHDVMRLTYIGAGLAAALLLAALVYFPSKPPSSPSITSSQERFTILPALKVLVKNKKFLLLMVTYGIFAGPPVVWITVIDFSLLPLGFHQEKAMWVGLSGVMVSSLLPVVVGRLNDLLRGHTKTLLLTLMVITTAFFYWFLLLSYGILPVTDWQVYVSVVGGVSFSYCTLPLFMEIAIDLVYPSPELLVTAVMIAADIVTGMVFLLLFNIPDSLYLWTTYTLTLCSSLTAVPLVAVSFPSTRMTIDTE; encoded by the exons ATGGCACAGGCCTCGAGGGACAATACATGCCCAGCCTCTGATGTCTGTGATTTCGCATCACCGACAGTCATGCACCATCGGGAAGGCGGTGCCGCCTTGCCAGCCATAATACACCATCAGGAAG atctcaacaatgaaaagaaGGCTCTGTGTGGGTCGTATCATAAGAGCTATGATAGCATCAAAGACGCGGAGAGCGACGGCAAGCTTTCACAGCAAGTCACGACCTACCGCTCAAGATTTTGGATACTTATCGTTTTCTCTCTCATGAACTTCATTCTT AACATAGAGTGGATCATGTTTGGTCCCATCAGCGAGAGTATGCAGGCTGCCTTCTCTGGCTGGGACGCGACCACCGTGACTCTAACGATCAACTTCGCGTTGATCGCATATATCGTGACCTTCATCCCTGTATGCTGGGCTGTGCAGCGTTACGGGCTGCGGGCGTGCTTGTTGACCACCTTTGGCCTGGCGACTGCCGGCACTGCTCTCCGctgcatcaccagcaccacgccAGCCTTCACCAT CCTGTCTTACCTGTGTGGGATAGCAATAGGCGTAGCCAGCCCTGTGATGCTCGCCGGCCCGCCTATGATAGCCAATGAGTGGTTTCCTGTGCAGGAGCGAACCACCGCAACGG CCATCATGGTGGGGAGTCACCAGCTAGGGGGAATCGCCAGCTACTTGGAGCCTTTAATTGTACGACAGCCTGATCCCAGTGTCACGAACGCAGCAATCCAGCATGACGTGATGCGCCTCACCTATATCG GTGCTGGCTTGGCGGCGGCGTTGCTATTGGCGGCGCTTGTGTACTTCCCTTCCAAGCCTCCAAGTTCACCCTCAATCACCTCCTCACAAGAAAGATTCACAATCCTCCCGGCCCTGAAGGTGCTGGTCAA AAACAAGAAGTTTCTGTTGTTAATGGTGACCTACGGAATATTCGCGGGTCCACCAGTCGTATGGATCACCGTGATCGACTTTTCCCTGTTGCCGCTGGGCTTCCACCAG GAAAAGGCCATGTGGGTGGGGCTAAGTGGTGTGATGGTCTCCAGCTTGTTGCCTGTGGTGGTGGGCCGCTTGAATGACCTGCTGCGGGGCCACACCAAGACCTTGCTGCTCACCCTCATGGTGATCACCACTGCGTTCTTCTACTGGTTCCTCCTGCTGTCCTACGGCATCTTGCCCGTCACCGACT GGCAAGTGTACGTGTCGGTGGTGGGCGGTGTGTCGTTCAGTTACTGCACGCTGCCGCTCTTCATGGAGATCGCCATCGACCTGGTGTACCCCTCGCCCGAGTTGCTGGTGACTGCTGTGATGATCGCCGCAGACATCGTGACGGGGAtggtcttcctgctcctcttcaaTATTCCTGACTCAT TGTACCTATGGACGACGTACACACTGACGCTGTGCAGCTCGCTCACTGCCGTGCCGCTGGTGGccgtctccttcccttccaccaggATGACCATTGACACTGAGTAA